From the Psychrobacillus sp. FSL K6-4046 genome, one window contains:
- a CDS encoding GNAT family N-acetyltransferase yields MELRIIREDTDESKKNINERLYYFNLAHFPEDLRGRYEEVNLFIKDEKDQVLGGIMGEVCWNWLEIHVLIMDESLRKNGYGSKLLIKAEEIAKERKCDFIKLDTLSFQALEFYKKHGYEVYGTLPNVGRDFDHYYMKKDLMYENR; encoded by the coding sequence GTGGAATTGAGAATAATACGAGAAGATACCGATGAATCTAAAAAAAATATTAATGAAAGATTGTATTATTTTAATCTAGCACACTTTCCTGAGGACTTGAGAGGGAGATATGAGGAAGTTAACTTATTTATAAAGGATGAGAAGGATCAAGTGCTAGGAGGAATAATGGGAGAAGTATGCTGGAATTGGCTAGAAATTCATGTTTTGATAATGGATGAATCGCTACGTAAGAACGGGTATGGTTCAAAGTTGTTGATAAAAGCAGAGGAAATAGCTAAGGAAAGAAAATGTGATTTCATTAAACTGGATACTTTAAGCTTTCAGGCATTAGAGTTTTATAAAAAACATGGGTATGAAGTGTATGGAACTCTGCCTAACGTTGGTCGGGACTTTGACCATTATTACATGAAAAAAGATTTAATGTATGAAAATAGATAG
- a CDS encoding GNAT family N-acetyltransferase, with translation MNMQTIHMLDIAYCETFTRRIDRSWGILFCNENQPDYYDANHARIMTACDNSHEVAEEVINFFQSKNIVPRFYIYDLENQQNLLTELKSRNFKYEELISPVQLWDNKVIDISADPKVTIEKVTNENYREAIEIEGSIKEFGGLEVMEKVFEEQFNHPAFTHYLLRYDGVACSSACIFEDGNQARMESVATLEAFRGKGLIGQIIHHIQQEVTKKGIEKLWVFPINETIEKVYQKYGFETVHKAVAGHAFLSGKSIKEIQS, from the coding sequence ATGAACATGCAAACTATACATATGCTAGATATAGCATACTGCGAAACATTTACTAGAAGAATTGATAGATCATGGGGGATTCTATTTTGTAACGAGAATCAGCCTGACTACTATGATGCTAATCATGCAAGGATAATGACTGCTTGCGACAATTCACATGAAGTAGCTGAAGAAGTCATAAACTTTTTTCAATCCAAAAACATCGTACCGAGGTTCTACATTTATGACCTAGAAAACCAGCAAAACTTACTGACCGAACTAAAATCGAGAAATTTTAAATATGAAGAATTGATAAGTCCGGTACAACTATGGGATAACAAAGTTATTGATATCTCCGCTGACCCTAAGGTGACAATTGAAAAAGTGACAAATGAAAATTACCGAGAAGCGATTGAGATTGAGGGAAGTATAAAAGAGTTCGGTGGTCTGGAAGTAATGGAAAAGGTTTTTGAGGAGCAATTTAATCACCCAGCATTCACTCATTATCTACTTCGTTATGATGGGGTAGCCTGCTCCTCGGCTTGTATTTTTGAAGACGGCAATCAAGCTAGAATGGAAAGTGTAGCAACATTAGAAGCATTTAGAGGAAAAGGATTAATCGGACAAATCATTCATCATATTCAGCAAGAAGTTACAAAAAAGGGAATTGAAAAGCTATGGGTTTTCCCTATAAATGAAACCATCGAAAAGGTCTATCAAAAATATGGTTTTGAGACAGTACATAAAGCAGTAGCGGGTCATGCATTTTTAAGCGGGAAGAGTATTAAAGAAATTCAAAGTTAA
- a CDS encoding NUDIX domain-containing protein has product MSNEEALKQYDIKKYKTPDGYTSDIAVFTIVAENKEEHKPPIMSLKLMLIQRALQNAEGDTNIEAGKWALPGGFVQEDETALEAAKRELEEETGVENVLIKHFGVYDTPGRDPRGWIITNAHYAIVPMDYLSKRKAADDAAEVELFSIEEVLNLSLAFDHREIITDAIHMITNDLLQTTVAKNFLPKHFTYSELQAVLATVTDEPGILSEQSFARKIKTLPFIQKVPGKKTQRTSKSPAALYEFLEMDIVKSIYTARY; this is encoded by the coding sequence ATGTCTAACGAAGAAGCACTAAAGCAGTATGATATCAAAAAATATAAAACACCGGACGGCTATACATCAGATATCGCAGTTTTTACAATAGTTGCAGAGAACAAGGAAGAGCATAAGCCACCTATCATGTCTCTGAAGCTAATGCTGATCCAGCGGGCCTTACAAAACGCTGAAGGCGATACAAATATAGAGGCAGGAAAATGGGCGCTACCAGGGGGTTTTGTTCAAGAGGATGAAACGGCTTTGGAAGCAGCTAAGAGAGAGCTTGAGGAAGAAACAGGCGTTGAAAATGTGCTGATCAAACATTTCGGGGTGTACGACACACCTGGTAGAGATCCCCGTGGATGGATTATTACGAATGCTCATTACGCTATTGTTCCGATGGATTACCTTTCTAAAAGAAAGGCTGCAGATGATGCAGCAGAAGTGGAGTTATTCTCCATTGAAGAAGTGTTAAATCTCTCATTAGCATTCGACCATCGGGAAATCATTACAGATGCTATTCACATGATTACAAATGATTTGCTCCAAACGACTGTTGCTAAAAACTTCTTGCCAAAACATTTCACTTATTCAGAGCTTCAGGCAGTATTAGCAACTGTAACCGATGAACCGGGTATCCTAAGCGAGCAATCCTTTGCTAGGAAAATAAAGACACTGCCGTTTATTCAAAAGGTTCCGGGAAAGAAGACACAGAGAACATCTAAGTCTCCTGCTGCATTATACGAATTTTTGGAAATGGATATTGTGAAGTCTATTTACACGGCTAGATATTAA
- a CDS encoding Imm30 family immunity protein: MDYTEVIHRLKDNRLMHSEQEIILFEEALEEVANTNDVHFIGQLMGVLDDETEQEEVMWGVIHTIEYLSAFSPKKGLKQMIAAVPMNIEKSREWMVFLHYRILNHDEYRNLFIEALKEADIICKGVVLNLLEVIRDDNPIDFTDKVEEVKKGLCT; this comes from the coding sequence ATGGACTATACAGAAGTAATTCATAGGTTGAAAGATAATCGCTTGATGCATTCTGAGCAAGAAATTATTTTGTTCGAAGAGGCATTGGAGGAAGTAGCAAATACAAATGATGTTCACTTTATCGGTCAGCTGATGGGCGTGTTAGACGATGAAACCGAACAGGAAGAAGTCATGTGGGGCGTTATACATACAATAGAATACTTAAGTGCGTTTTCTCCTAAGAAAGGCTTGAAACAAATGATTGCTGCTGTTCCAATGAATATCGAAAAAAGTAGAGAGTGGATGGTGTTTCTACATTATAGAATTTTAAATCATGATGAATATAGAAATTTATTTATTGAAGCATTAAAAGAGGCTGACATAATATGCAAAGGCGTTGTATTGAATCTACTAGAAGTTATAAGGGATGATAATCCAATTGATTTTACAGATAAAGTAGAAGAGGTAAAAAAAGGATTATGCACATAG
- a CDS encoding 3-hydroxyacyl-CoA dehydrogenase: MDTNKVLVAGSGVLGSQIAFQTAFYGFKVAVYDINEEALEKAKERLTGLKASYQEDLGATQEAVDTAYDRLTLHTDLAEAVQDVDLVIEAVPEVLDIKKVFYENLSKVAPQKTIFASNSSTMIPSQLVEFTGRPEKFLHLHFANRIWLNNTAEIMKHEGTEPQVFEEVIEFAKAINMIALPIHKEQPGYILNSLLVPFLDAAQNLVANGIADPETVDKTWMAGMGVNRGPFGVLDIIGLNTPYNIALEKAKLGNEQKAKIAAYFKTELIDKGRLGIQNGKGFYDYPNPKYEDPKFLK; encoded by the coding sequence TTGGATACTAATAAGGTACTGGTAGCGGGTAGTGGAGTTTTAGGAAGTCAAATAGCTTTTCAGACAGCTTTTTACGGATTTAAAGTAGCCGTATATGATATTAATGAAGAAGCGTTAGAGAAGGCAAAGGAAAGACTTACTGGGCTGAAAGCAAGCTATCAAGAAGACTTAGGTGCAACTCAAGAAGCAGTAGATACAGCTTATGATCGTTTAACGTTGCATACGGACTTAGCTGAGGCTGTTCAGGATGTGGATTTAGTAATTGAAGCAGTTCCCGAAGTGTTGGATATCAAGAAAGTATTTTATGAAAATTTGTCGAAGGTTGCTCCACAGAAAACAATCTTTGCGTCAAATTCCTCCACTATGATCCCTAGTCAGCTCGTTGAGTTTACGGGTCGTCCTGAGAAATTCTTACATTTACACTTTGCAAATAGAATTTGGTTAAACAACACGGCTGAAATTATGAAACATGAAGGCACAGAACCTCAGGTTTTTGAAGAGGTGATTGAATTTGCTAAAGCAATTAATATGATTGCTTTACCTATCCATAAGGAACAGCCTGGCTACATTTTAAATTCCTTATTAGTACCATTTTTAGATGCCGCTCAAAATTTAGTCGCAAATGGAATTGCTGATCCTGAGACAGTGGATAAAACATGGATGGCAGGTATGGGCGTAAACAGAGGCCCCTTCGGAGTGCTAGACATTATAGGATTAAACACCCCATATAACATTGCACTTGAAAAAGCAAAATTAGGAAATGAGCAAAAGGCGAAAATAGCAGCATACTTTAAAACGGAGTTAATCGATAAAGGACGATTGGGAATTCAAAATGGAAAAGGTTTTTATGATTATCCAAATCCAAAATATGAAGATCCTAAATTTTTGAAATAA
- a CDS encoding immunity 22 family protein — translation MYKQGMVSIWLGNIKNQSLLYGYVDVTYDEDGDSIPSKFYLDFNIDMDETDEDFIEKDFVSKKSDDLSKLLEGCSYDDVIIPNVKKKINITKPYNALILIYNFEYENNIQAASDFVFVITTRYE, via the coding sequence ATGTATAAGCAAGGAATGGTTTCCATTTGGCTTGGTAATATCAAAAACCAGAGCTTGTTATATGGGTACGTGGATGTAACTTATGATGAGGATGGAGATTCCATTCCTTCTAAATTTTATTTGGATTTTAATATTGATATGGATGAAACAGACGAGGACTTCATTGAAAAAGATTTTGTTAGTAAGAAGAGTGATGATCTATCCAAACTTTTAGAAGGGTGTTCATATGATGATGTTATAATCCCAAATGTTAAAAAGAAAATTAATATAACAAAACCATATAATGCATTAATATTAATTTATAATTTTGAGTATGAAAATAATATCCAAGCAGCTAGCGACTTTGTATTCGTAATTACTACTAGGTACGAATAA